Part of the Marinobacterium rhizophilum genome is shown below.
ACCCGAAACCGGGCGATCTATCCATGGGCAGGTTGAAGGTTGAGTAACATCAACTGGAGGACCGAACCGACTACCGTTGAAAAGTTAGCGGATGACCTGTGGATCGGAGTGAAAGGCTAATCAAGCCCGGAGATAGCTGGTTCTCCTCGAAAGCTATTTAGGTAGCGCCTCATGTCTCACCACCGGGGGTAGAGCACTGTTTCGGCTAGGGGGTCATCCCGACTTACCAACCCGATGCAAACTCCGAATACCGGTGAGTGCAATCATGGGAGACACACGGCGGGTGCTAACGTCCGTCGTGAAAAGGGCAACAACCCAGACCACCAGCTAAGGTCCCAAAGTTATCACTAAGTGGGAAACGATGTGGGAAGGCTCAGACAGCTAGGAGGTTGGCTTAGAAGCAGCCACCCTTTAAAGAAAGCGTAATAGCTCACTAGTCGAGTCGGCCTGCGCGGAAGATATAACGGGGCTAAGTGATACACCGAAGCTGTGGATGCCATTTATGGCATGGTAGAGGAGCGTTCTGTAAGCCGTTGAAGGGAAAGCTGTGAGGCATCCTGGAGGTATCAGAAGTGCGAATGCTGACATGAGTAACGATAATGGGGGTGAAAAACCTCCACGCCGGAAGACCAAGGTTTCCTATCCAACGCTATTCGAGGTAGGGTGAGTCGGCCCCTAAGGCGAGGCAGAAATGCGTAGTCGATGGGAAGCAGGTTAATATTCCTGCACCGGCAGTAACTGCGATGAGGGGACGGAGAAGGCTAGGCGAGCGCAGCGTTGGTTGTCTGCGTTTAAGGATGTAGGTTGGGGGATTAGGCAAATCCGGTCCCCTAAGACTGAGATCTGATGACGAGGTCCCATGTGGACTGAAGTCGTTGATGCCACGCTTCCAGGAAAAGCCTCTAAGCTTCAGGTTACTGCTGACCGTACCCAAAACCGACACAGGTGGTCAGGTAGAGAATACCAAGGCGCTTGAGAGAACTCGGGTGAAGGAACTAGGCAAAATGGTGCCGTAACTTCGGGAGAAGGCACGCTCCTGATGGTGACCCCCTTGCGGGGCGAGCTGTTGGGAGTCGAAGATACCAGGTGGCTGCGACTGTTTATTAAAAACACAGCACTCTGCAAACACGAAAGTGGACGTATAGGGTGTGACGCCTGCCCGGTGCCGGAAGGTTAATTGATGGGGTTAGCGCAAGCGAAGCTCTTGATCGAAGCCCCGGTAAACGGCGGCCGTAACTATAACGGTCCTAAGGTAGCGAAATTCCTTGTCGGGTAAGTTCCGACCTGCACGAATGGCGTAACGATGGCCACACTGTCTCCACCCGAGACTCAGTGAAATTGAAATAGCTGTTAAGATGCAGTTTACCCGCGGCTAGACGGAAAGACCCCGTGAACCTTTACTATAGCTTCACAGTGGACTTTGACATTGCTTGTGTAGGATAGCTGGGAGGCTTTGAAGCGTGGACGCCAGTCTGCGTGGAGCCAATCTTGAAATACCAGCCTGGCACTGTTGAGGTTCTAACTCTGGACCGTGATCCGGTTCGAGGACATTGTGTGGTGGGTAGTTTGACTGGGGCGGTCTCCTCCCAAAGAGTAACGGAGGAGCACGAAGGTACCCTCAGCATGGTCGGAAATCATGCAATGAGCGCAAGAGTATAAGGGTGCTTGACTGCGACACTGACACGTGGAGCAGGTACGAAAGTAGGTTCTAGTGATCCGGTGGTTCTGTATGGAAGGGCCATCGCTCAACGGATAAAAGGTACTCCGGGGATAACAGGCTGATACCGCCCAAGAGTTCACATCGACGGCGGTGTTTGGCACCTCGATGTCGGCTCATCACATCCTGGGGCTGAAGCCGGTCCCAAGGGTATGGCTGTTCGCCATTTAAAGTGGTACGCGAGCTGGGTTTAGAACGTCGTGAGACAGTTCGGTCCCTATCTGCCGTGGGCGTTTGAGATTTGAGAAGAGTTGCTCCTAGTACGAGAGGACCGGAGTGAACGAACCTCTGGTGTTCCGGTTGTCACGCCAGTGGCATTGCCGGGTAGCTACGTTCGGACGGGATAACCGCTGAAAGCATCTAAGCGGGAAGCCCCCTTCAAGATGAGATCTCACTGGGACCTTGAGTCCCCTAAAGGGCCGTTTAAGACTAAGACGTTGATAGGCGGGGTGTGTAAGCGCTGCGAGGCGTTGAGCTAACCCGTACTAATTGCCCGTGAGGCTTGACCATATAACGCCCAAGGCGTTTGGTTGCCGGCTGACAGAAATGCAGCCGGCGAAAAGCACGAGAGACAAGATTTTAGCATTGGCAGGAGCTTGTGCTGCAGACAAGACAAAGCGCGCTTTCAAAAAGCACGCACCCTCGAATTAAGGCACGTAGTGAACAGAGACATCTGATCATTACCAGAATCCATATTGTACAAGTTTTGCTTGGCGACAATAGAGCTGTGGAACCACCTGATCCCATCCCGAACTCAGTAGTGAAACGCGGTATCGCCGATGGTAGTGTGGGGTTTCCCCATGTGAGAGTAGGTCATCGCCAAGCATTTAATAACGGAAACCCCGGTCTCGCAGAGGCCGGGGTTTTTCCGTTATGGATCGACGCTGTCGATGACCCTCACATGGGGCAGGTAAACAGCGCCGCTGGCGGCCGCCTTGCCATGTGATAGTAGGGTCAAAACGGGACTTGTCGAAGCGCAGCTTTGACCCGTTTTGACGACCGCGGCTTCTATTCAATGGGTAAATGGGCCCGCGGGACGGCTCAGGCGCTGCGCCGAGGTATTTAAACAGAAAGGCCTCGGCCTTCGGTTGGGGCGTTTTTGATTGGATGTTTTGCACCGTTTTTCCTGGTATATGCAGTAAAAAGCCTATGGCGGCTTTGCCCGTGGACGGGAACATGCTAAAAAGCCTGCATATTTACAGCAAGGGTAGTGTGAGTCCTATGTACAGTGAAGAAGATATCAGGCGTCTCAGGTGGCAAAGCCGTCGCGGCATGCTGGAGCTGGATGTGCTGCTGGTGCCTTTTGTTGACGAGGCGTTCAGACAGCTGCCGCTGGAAGATCAGGAGCGATTTGAAAAACTGCTGGCGTGCGAGGATCAGGATCTGTTTGTCTGGTTTATGCAGCGCGAGCTTGCGGCGGACCCTGATATTGTCCGGATGGTGAAGATGATACTGGACCGTGTTCAGCCCGCTTGAGGTTGCGATCAAACCGTCCCGGATACTGTGGTGGCTACAGGCTTTGAGCCACCTGGTTGTCGTTGCTCTTCTCGTTTTTTCCGCGCTACCACTTTATGCAGTTGCCTGCCTGGTTGTTCTGGCCGGGTTGAGTCTTTGGCTGGGGCATCGCCAGCGGCGAGGTAATGTGCGGGCGTTGCGCTGGGACGCGGATTTGCACAGTATCGCGCTCTACGTGCCGGAGGATGGCTGGTTCCCGGCCAGCAAGCTGGAATCGATTCTGGTTTGGCGCTGGTTGCTGGTGTTGCGACTGCACGCCGGTGGGCGGCACCGACGGCTGATTTTGGTAGCCGACAGTGTAACGCCAGCAGCATTCAGACGTTTAAGCGTGATCGCCAGGTATGCACCCCTGCAGCTCAATGAACCTGATCAGGCCACTCGTAATTGACCGGTGTCAAAATGGTATCGCGAGCTTCGGCGGCGAGCGTCGGGTAGTCAAGGGTGTAGTGTAGGCCCCTGCTTTCTGTGCGCTGCATGGCTGAGCGAATAATCAGGTCTGATACCAGTGCAAGGTTGCGCAGCTCCAGCAGGTCACGGGTGACGCGGTAATTGCTGTAATAGTCCGTGATTTCCTGCTGCAGCAGGTCAACGCGGTGTTTCGCACGCTGCAGGCGCTTGTTGGTTCTTACGATGCCCACATAGTCCCACATGAAACGGCGCAGCTCTTCCCAGTTGTGAGAGATGATGACGTCTTCGTCCGAGTCGGTCACCTGAGATGAGTCCCAGGCCGGCACGCTGATGCTGCTATCCGGCGAAACGGCCTGGCTGGCGGCGATGTCGGAGGCGACGGCGCTGGCGAAGACGACGCACTCCAACAGTGAGTTTGACGCCAGGCGGTTGGCGCCGTGCAGGCCGGTAAAGGCGGTTTCGCCGATGGCGTAGAGGTTGGGAATGTCGGTGCGACCGCGAATATCGGTAATAATGCCGCCGCAGGTATAGTGCGCCGCCGGCACGATGGGAATGGGCTGGCGGGTGATGTCGATACCGAGTTCCAGGCACTTTTGATAGATGGTTGGGAAGTGCGCCTTGATAAAATCGGCGGGCTTGTGAGAAATATCAAGGTAAAGGCAGTCACAGCCAAGGCGTTTCATTTCGTGGTCGATGGCCCGGGCGACAATGTCACGGGGCGCCAGTTCGCCGCGTTCATCAAATCGCAGCATAAAGCGCTCACCGTCCGGCAGCAGCAGGTGCCCGCCTTCGCCGCGCACCGCTTCGGAAACCAGGAACGACTTGGCCTGCGGATGGTAAAGGCAGGTCGGGTGGAACTGGTTGAACTCCATGTTGGCGACGCGGGCGCCTGAACGCCATGCCATGGCAATACCGTCTCCCGAGGCTCCGTCCGAGTTGCTGGTATAAAGGTAGGCCTTTGAAGCGCCGCCCGTGGCCAGCACGACCTGGCCGGCACGGAACAGCTGCACCTTGCCGGATTGGCTGTCTAGTACATAGGCGCCGACGCAGCGGTTGTTGGGCAGGCGCAACTTGTTGCGGGTGATGAGGTCGACGGCAATGCAGTTTTCAAACAGTGATATGTTGCTGGCTGCCCGGGCCTGTTGAATCAGGGTTTCCTGTACGGCTCGTCCGGTGGCGTCGGCGGCGTGAATAATGCGCCGGTGGGAATGCCCGCCTTCCTGGGTCAGGTGGAAGTGACTGTCTTCACGGGTAAAGGGTACTCCCTGCTTAATAAGCCACTGGATACTGCTGTTGCCGTGGTTCACGGTATATTCCACAGCTTGCTGGCGACTGAGATCTGCGCCCGCAATCATGGTGTCGCTGTAATGGGCCTGGGTTGTGTCGTCTTCATCCAGTACAGCGGCGATGCCTCCCTGGGCAAGCCAGGTGGAGCCGCTGGTCAGCTGTCCCTTGCTCAGAACCGCAACACTCAAATGTGTGGGAAGCTGCAGGGCCAACGTCAGGCCAGCTGCTCCGCTGCCAATGATTAAAACATCATGGATAAGTTCGCTGGTCATGCTTAACCTTGAGAGCCCGAATGCCAAACGGTAATTATGCAATGCAGCACCGGTATGCGTGAACCTTTTGTGTCGGTTAAAGGGATATTTTTCCGATTTGCCCGGAACTAACCATTCACCTCAGGTTCATATGGTTTAGCTTGTGATGCCCGGCTCTTGAGAGGTTGCATTGACGTAGTCGCCACAGCCATACTCACGTCATAAAATCCCCTGCAGTAGGGGAGTAGTACCTTGGAACATAAGGATCTGGAGTGTCAAACGAGAGTCAGAGCGCGATTGACGGGCAGCTGGTGAAGCGTGTGCAGGCGGGTGACAAGGGGGCCTATGATTTGCTGGTGAAAAAGTACCAGCACAAGATTATCGGTCTGATTGGACGTTATGTGTATGACCATCACGAAGCGCTGGATGTGGCCCAGGAAGCTTTTATCAAGGCGTACCGAGCCTTGCCGAAATTTCGCGGTGACAGCGCTTTTTATACATGGTTGTACAGAATTGCGATCAACACTGCCAAAAATCACCTGGTTGCCAAGGGGCGCCGTCCACCGGATGTCGATGTGGCGGTGGAAGATGCGCATTATTTTGGCGGAGACAGCGAGCTCAAGGATATTGAAAGCCCCGAGAACAACCTGTATCGGGACGAGCTGGAAACCATCGTTAAGCGTGTACTGGACAAGCTGCCCGAAGACCTTCGGGTTGCGCTGACGCTACGCGAATTTGATGGTTTGAGTTACGAAGATATCGCCAATGTCATGGATTGCCCGGTGGGAACGGTTCGTTCCCGGATTTTCAGGGCGCGAGAGGCGATCGATAAAGAGATAGTGCCTTTTCTTGCGGACTAACGGACAGCTCGCCGGGAGCATGATGAGAATGTGTTTGAGGGAAAACCATGAGTGATCAGTTCAACGATACCCTGTCGGCGCTTGTGGACGGTGAAGCCAGTGAGCTTGAAGCACGCCGGCTGCTCTCCAGGCTCGGTGAGCAGCCGGCACTGGGTGAAAAGTGGCGTCGCTACCATCTGACGCGCTCGGCGCTAAGAGGTGAGCGGGATACGGCCATTGTGGATATCAGTGCCGGCGTTATGGCGCAGATTACCAGTACCGTAGTGGAACCGGCTCCACTGGCGGATGTACAGGAAGCTCCCTCGCGCCGCGCAGGCGCAGGTAGCTACTGGAAACCGCTGATC
Proteins encoded:
- a CDS encoding FAD assembly factor SdhE, whose amino-acid sequence is MYSEEDIRRLRWQSRRGMLELDVLLVPFVDEAFRQLPLEDQERFEKLLACEDQDLFVWFMQRELAADPDIVRMVKMILDRVQPA
- a CDS encoding protein YgfX gives rise to the protein MFSPLEVAIKPSRILWWLQALSHLVVVALLVFSALPLYAVACLVVLAGLSLWLGHRQRRGNVRALRWDADLHSIALYVPEDGWFPASKLESILVWRWLLVLRLHAGGRHRRLILVADSVTPAAFRRLSVIARYAPLQLNEPDQATRN
- the nadB gene encoding L-aspartate oxidase, which codes for MTSELIHDVLIIGSGAAGLTLALQLPTHLSVAVLSKGQLTSGSTWLAQGGIAAVLDEDDTTQAHYSDTMIAGADLSRQQAVEYTVNHGNSSIQWLIKQGVPFTREDSHFHLTQEGGHSHRRIIHAADATGRAVQETLIQQARAASNISLFENCIAVDLITRNKLRLPNNRCVGAYVLDSQSGKVQLFRAGQVVLATGGASKAYLYTSNSDGASGDGIAMAWRSGARVANMEFNQFHPTCLYHPQAKSFLVSEAVRGEGGHLLLPDGERFMLRFDERGELAPRDIVARAIDHEMKRLGCDCLYLDISHKPADFIKAHFPTIYQKCLELGIDITRQPIPIVPAAHYTCGGIITDIRGRTDIPNLYAIGETAFTGLHGANRLASNSLLECVVFASAVASDIAASQAVSPDSSISVPAWDSSQVTDSDEDVIISHNWEELRRFMWDYVGIVRTNKRLQRAKHRVDLLQQEITDYYSNYRVTRDLLELRNLALVSDLIIRSAMQRTESRGLHYTLDYPTLAAEARDTILTPVNYEWPDQVH
- the rpoE gene encoding RNA polymerase sigma factor RpoE: MSNESQSAIDGQLVKRVQAGDKGAYDLLVKKYQHKIIGLIGRYVYDHHEALDVAQEAFIKAYRALPKFRGDSAFYTWLYRIAINTAKNHLVAKGRRPPDVDVAVEDAHYFGGDSELKDIESPENNLYRDELETIVKRVLDKLPEDLRVALTLREFDGLSYEDIANVMDCPVGTVRSRIFRAREAIDKEIVPFLAD